A stretch of the Macaca thibetana thibetana isolate TM-01 chromosome X, ASM2454274v1, whole genome shotgun sequence genome encodes the following:
- the LOC126946883 gene encoding melanoma-associated antigen B10-like, producing MPRGQKSKLRAREKRRQAREEPEPLMDAQATARVGIEFSSSSSAHFSSAIQSSTAPKTTSNPHGPPRATSTTTTAAAVSYLRSNESINNQTEERPRSSQALAANEHMTRSPVDEKVFILVHYLLYKYQMKELIIKAAMLRDIVQIPRRYFSEILRKVSDHLEMVFGLDLKEVDPERHIYFLINKLVPTYDAKLSDDRRVPRTGLLMTILGVIFTNGNCATEEQIWQVLNVMGLYEGRRHFIFGEPKKIITQDFVRENYLQYQQVPNSDPPRYQFLWGPRAHVETTKMKVLEFLAKIHDTVPSAFPTWYEEALKDEEERAQARLAARARIKAVANARSQAILSRFSHP from the coding sequence ATGCCTCGGGGTCAAAAGAGTAAGCTTCGTGCCCGTGAGAAACGCCGTCAGGCTCGAGAAGAGCCAGAGCCTCTGATGGATGCTCAAGCCACTGCAAGAGTGGGAATAgaattttcctcctcttcctctgctcaTTTCAGTAGTGCCATCCAGAGCTCAACTGCTCCCAAGACAACCAGCAATCCCCACGGGCCTCCGAGAGCCACATCCACCACTACTACTGCTGCAGCTGTTTCATATTTAAGATCTAATGAAAGCATCAACAACCAAACGGAGGAAAGGCCAAGATCCTCACAGGCCCTGGCTGCCAATGAGCACATGACCAGAAGCCCTGTAGATGAGAAGGTGTTTATTTTGGTGCATTACCTTCTGTACAAGTATCAAATGAAAGAGCTTATTATAAAGGCAGCTATGCTGAGGGATATAGTCCAAATTCCCAGGAGATACTTCAGTGAGATCCTACGGAAAGTTTCAGATCACCTGGAGATGGTCTTTGGACTTGACTTGAAGGAAGTGGATCCAGAGAGGCACATCTATTTCCTCATCAACAAACTGGTACCAACCTATGATGCAAAGTTGAGTGATGACAGACGCGTGCCCCGGACGGGCCTGCTGATGACTATCCTGGGTGTGATCTTCACAAATGGTAATTGTGCCACTGAGGAACAAATCTGGCAAGTATTGAATGTGATGGGGTTATATGAGGGGAGGAGGCACTTCATTTTTGGGGAGCCCAAGAAGATCATCACTCAAGATTTTGTGAGAGAAAATTACCTGCAGTATCAGCAAGTGCCCAACAGTGATCCTCCACGCTATCAGTTTCTATGGGGTCCACGAGCTCATGTAGAAACCACCAAGATGAAAGTCCTAGAGTTTTTAGCGAAGATCCACGATACTGTCCCCAGTGCCTTCCCAACCTGGTATGAAGAGGCTTTGAAAGATGAGGAAGAGCGAGCTCAAGCCAGACTTGCAGCAAGGGCTCGCATTAAGGCTGTGGCCAATGCACGTTCCCAGGCCATACTTAGCAGATTCTCCCACCCCTAG